The following proteins are co-located in the Ketogulonicigenium robustum genome:
- the plsY gene encoding glycerol-3-phosphate 1-O-acyltransferase PlsY: MPDFTSPLPVLLLWAIIGYGLGSVPFGLLLARAMNLGDLRQIGSGNIGATNVLRTGNKKAAALTLLLDGLKGAVAVLLARAFAGEDAAQIAALAAFIGHCFPVWLGFKGGKGVATFFGVILALCWPAGLLAAATWLILAFALRYSSAAALAAATLAPFFALFTGNGHTFVLLAVLAVLIWWRHSANVARLLAGTESKIGQK; encoded by the coding sequence ATGCCTGATTTCACTTCCCCCCTGCCCGTGCTGCTGCTGTGGGCGATTATCGGCTACGGCCTCGGCTCGGTTCCGTTCGGGCTGCTGCTGGCGCGGGCAATGAACTTGGGCGATTTGCGCCAAATCGGGTCGGGCAATATCGGCGCGACCAACGTGCTGCGCACCGGCAACAAAAAGGCAGCGGCGCTGACGCTGTTGCTGGACGGGCTGAAGGGCGCGGTTGCCGTGCTGCTGGCCCGCGCCTTTGCGGGCGAAGATGCCGCACAGATCGCCGCTTTGGCCGCCTTTATCGGCCATTGCTTCCCCGTTTGGCTGGGGTTCAAAGGCGGCAAAGGCGTCGCCACGTTCTTTGGCGTGATTTTGGCATTGTGCTGGCCTGCAGGCCTGCTGGCGGCGGCAACGTGGCTAATTTTGGCCTTTGCGCTGCGGTATTCCAGCGCGGCGGCTTTGGCCGCCGCCACACTGGCCCCGTTTTTCGCCCTGTTCACGGGCAACGGGCATACGTTCGTTCTGCTCGCGGTGCTCGCCGTGCTGATCTGGTGGCGTCATAGCGCCAACGTTGCGCGGCTGCTGGCCGGAACCGAATCGAAGATCGGTCAGAAGTAA
- a CDS encoding acetyl-CoA carboxylase carboxyltransferase subunit alpha: MNYLDFEKPLAEIEGKAEELRAVARENPEMDVEKEAAALDKKAGELLAQLYAGLTPWRKTQVARHPDRPHCSDYIKALFTDYMPLAGDRNFADDLSVMGGMARFNGKAVMVIGHEKGNDTKSRIAHNFGMARPEGYRKAIRLMDMADRFGLPVITFIDTPGAYPGKGAEERGQSEAIARSTEKCLALKVPLVSIVIGEGGSGGAVAFATANRVAMLEHSIYSVISPEGCASILWKDSNKMREAAEALRLTAQDLQELGVCDWVIREPVGGAHRLPQDAIKSVGLAIETMLSELVDRPGDDLRKGRRQKFLGMGAKGLAA; encoded by the coding sequence ATGAACTACCTCGATTTTGAAAAACCTTTGGCCGAAATTGAAGGCAAAGCCGAGGAATTGCGCGCCGTCGCGCGCGAAAATCCCGAGATGGATGTCGAGAAGGAAGCTGCCGCGCTGGATAAAAAAGCGGGTGAGCTGCTGGCGCAACTTTACGCCGGTCTGACGCCGTGGCGCAAAACGCAAGTCGCCCGCCACCCCGACCGCCCGCATTGCAGCGATTACATCAAGGCGCTGTTCACCGATTACATGCCGCTGGCAGGTGATCGCAACTTTGCCGACGACCTGTCGGTGATGGGCGGAATGGCGCGCTTCAACGGCAAGGCCGTCATGGTCATCGGCCACGAAAAGGGCAACGATACCAAGTCGCGCATCGCGCATAACTTCGGCATGGCCCGCCCCGAAGGGTACCGCAAAGCCATCCGTCTGATGGATATGGCCGACCGCTTCGGTCTGCCGGTCATCACGTTCATCGACACACCCGGTGCCTACCCCGGTAAAGGCGCCGAGGAACGCGGTCAATCCGAGGCAATCGCCCGCTCGACCGAGAAATGCCTGGCGCTGAAGGTGCCGCTGGTGTCGATCGTCATCGGCGAAGGTGGCTCGGGCGGGGCAGTGGCCTTTGCGACGGCTAACCGTGTCGCCATGCTGGAACATTCGATCTATTCGGTCATCTCGCCCGAGGGCTGCGCATCCATCCTGTGGAAGGATTCGAACAAGATGCGCGAAGCCGCCGAGGCCCTGCGCCTGACCGCCCAAGACCTGCAAGAGCTGGGCGTGTGCGATTGGGTCATCCGCGAGCCTGTTGGGGGCGCGCATCGCCTGCCGCAAGATGCGATCAAATCGGTCGGCCTTGCGATCGAGACGATGCTGTCGGAACTGGTCGACCGTCCGGGCGATGACCTGCGCAAGGGCCGCCGGCAGAAATTCCTCGGGATGGGTGCCAAGGGTCTGGCCGCCTAA
- the pyrC gene encoding dihydroorotase, with translation MQDIIITNARLIDPELGESTGSLFIRNGLISDAFDADENTQVIDAGGLCLAPGIIDIGVKVGEPGERHKESFTSAGRAAAAGGVTTIVTRPDTDPVIDTPEILEFVARRASAVAQVRVLPMATLTKGREGREMTEIGFLQDAGAVAFTDADHVITNTRVYSRALTYAKSLGALVIAHVQDPGLSVGAAATSSAFASLRGIPAVSPMAERMGLDRDIALLEMTGARLHIDQITTARALPALRRAKENGLDITAGISVHHLTLNDLDVADYRTFFKMTPPLRAEEDRLAAIAAVAEGLIDIICSMHTPQDEESKRLPFEVAASGAVGLETLLPASLRLFHAGHLSLVQLFRALALNPAKRLGLDSGRLRIGAPADLVMFDPDAPFVLDRFSLESKSKNTPFDGARLQGRVIGTWVGGTRIFGGNPDA, from the coding sequence ATGCAAGACATCATCATCACCAACGCCCGCCTGATCGATCCGGAACTGGGCGAAAGCACAGGTTCGCTGTTCATCCGCAACGGCCTAATCAGTGACGCCTTCGACGCCGATGAAAATACGCAGGTGATCGACGCGGGCGGCCTTTGCCTTGCCCCCGGCATCATCGACATCGGCGTAAAGGTGGGCGAGCCGGGCGAGCGGCACAAGGAAAGCTTCACCTCGGCCGGGCGTGCGGCGGCAGCGGGGGGCGTGACCACCATCGTCACCCGCCCCGATACCGACCCCGTCATCGACACGCCCGAGATTTTGGAATTCGTCGCCCGCCGCGCCAGCGCCGTCGCGCAAGTGCGCGTGCTGCCGATGGCGACCCTAACCAAAGGCCGCGAAGGCCGCGAGATGACCGAGATCGGCTTTTTGCAAGACGCAGGTGCCGTCGCCTTCACCGATGCCGACCACGTCATCACCAACACTCGCGTCTATTCCCGCGCGCTAACCTATGCGAAATCACTGGGCGCGCTGGTGATCGCCCATGTGCAAGACCCCGGCCTGTCGGTTGGGGCTGCGGCCACATCCAGCGCGTTCGCCAGCCTGCGCGGTATTCCTGCCGTGTCGCCCATGGCCGAGCGTATGGGCCTCGACCGTGACATCGCGCTGCTGGAAATGACCGGCGCGCGGCTGCACATTGACCAGATCACCACCGCCCGCGCCCTGCCCGCCCTGCGCCGCGCCAAGGAAAACGGGCTGGACATCACGGCGGGGATCTCGGTCCACCACCTGACGCTGAACGATCTGGACGTGGCCGACTATCGCACCTTCTTCAAAATGACGCCGCCCCTGCGCGCCGAGGAAGACCGCTTGGCCGCCATCGCTGCGGTGGCTGAAGGGCTGATCGACATCATCTGTTCGATGCACACCCCACAGGACGAGGAATCCAAGCGCCTGCCGTTTGAAGTCGCGGCCAGCGGCGCTGTGGGGCTGGAAACACTGCTGCCCGCCAGCTTGCGCCTGTTCCATGCGGGGCATCTGTCGCTGGTGCAACTGTTCCGTGCGCTGGCACTGAACCCCGCCAAACGCCTTGGGCTGGACAGCGGTCGCCTGCGCATTGGTGCCCCCGCCGATCTGGTGATGTTCGATCCCGACGCGCCTTTCGTGCTGGATCGCTTTAGCCTCGAATCCAAATCCAAAAACACCCCGTTCGATGGTGCCCGCCTGCAAGGCCGCGTGATCGGGACATGGGTTGGCGGCACCCGCATTTTCGGAGGAAACCCTGATGCCTGA
- a CDS encoding cell division protein FtsX, whose translation MNDLLRRILALLTGNPEADRAVPPTGYTARLTTFTAFAMAFLAVFSLAFMLATDRLADRWSNELARSATLRISAPADEVETQVATALRVLGQTPGISDYRRLTDEEQALLLEPWLGPGAPIENLPLPQIIDISADNDGFDAAGLRARLQAEVPGAVLDDHSRWRIPLLKSAQRLRLLGFAALGLIGAATAAMVMLAAQSALAANAQIIRVLRLVGAQDSYIAGAFVRRFTLRALIGAAGGTLIGVGAIMMLPDGGADGGFLTGLSFAGADWMWSLLIPILAATAGYFATRAATRRHLREQS comes from the coding sequence ATGAACGACCTGCTACGCCGCATTCTAGCCCTGCTGACCGGCAATCCCGAGGCTGACCGCGCCGTCCCCCCCACCGGTTACACCGCGCGGCTGACGACCTTCACCGCCTTTGCCATGGCGTTTCTGGCGGTGTTTTCGCTAGCCTTTATGCTGGCGACCGACCGTCTGGCCGACCGCTGGTCGAACGAACTCGCCCGCAGCGCGACACTGCGCATCTCGGCCCCTGCGGACGAGGTCGAAACCCAAGTTGCCACCGCCTTGCGGGTGCTGGGCCAAACGCCCGGCATTTCAGATTACCGCCGCCTGACCGACGAAGAACAAGCCCTGCTGCTGGAGCCTTGGCTCGGCCCCGGCGCGCCCATTGAAAACCTGCCCCTGCCGCAAATTATCGACATCAGCGCCGATAACGACGGCTTTGATGCTGCGGGCCTGCGCGCGCGCCTGCAGGCCGAGGTGCCCGGCGCGGTGCTGGACGACCATTCCCGCTGGCGCATTCCGCTGCTGAAATCGGCGCAGCGCCTGCGGCTGCTGGGGTTTGCGGCGCTAGGTCTGATCGGCGCGGCCACTGCCGCAATGGTCATGCTGGCCGCCCAATCGGCGCTGGCGGCCAATGCGCAGATCATTCGCGTGCTGCGACTTGTCGGCGCGCAAGACAGCTACATCGCGGGCGCTTTCGTACGCCGCTTCACACTGCGCGCCCTGATTGGCGCGGCGGGCGGCACGCTGATCGGCGTCGGCGCGATTATGATGCTGCCCGATGGCGGGGCCGATGGCGGCTTTCTGACGGGCCTTAGTTTTGCGGGGGCTGATTGGATGTGGTCGCTGCTTATTCCGATTTTGGCGGCCACCGCCGGTTATTTTGCAACGCGCGCCGCCACGCGGCGTCACCTGCGGGAACAATCATGA
- a CDS encoding zinc-ribbon domain-containing protein, with protein MRLVCPNCGATYQVSGDLIPDSGRDVECSACGQSWFVIYPHAAGPSVESAPNAASHIVPPAHLGPKSTVSPAVAEILRAEAAFEAKARIDERSAGDTPPEDVADAPPASDSDLDYAAPDVAPAVNADHAPKYRSDSTPLPPPLFRPASAAEAEAARAAAAAARAAAATPSAALVPHVAPPQPPEASGAGGGFLAGLLFAGAIALTLVLLYHGAPAIVQGWPSAADYLQPYVAWVDGARLWVQDQAAAIFPR; from the coding sequence ATGCGGCTTGTCTGCCCCAATTGCGGCGCCACCTATCAGGTGTCCGGCGACCTTATCCCGGACAGCGGGCGTGATGTTGAATGTTCCGCCTGCGGGCAAAGCTGGTTCGTTATCTACCCGCATGCGGCTGGCCCCAGCGTAGAATCTGCGCCCAACGCTGCTTCGCACATTGTGCCACCCGCACACCTTGGCCCCAAAAGCACCGTTAGCCCTGCCGTGGCCGAGATTTTGCGCGCCGAGGCCGCGTTCGAGGCGAAGGCCCGCATAGACGAGCGTAGCGCAGGCGATACGCCCCCTGAGGATGTGGCCGATGCGCCGCCCGCTAGCGATAGCGATTTGGATTATGCGGCCCCCGACGTCGCCCCAGCGGTGAATGCCGATCACGCCCCAAAATACCGCAGCGATTCGACGCCGCTGCCGCCGCCACTTTTCCGCCCCGCCAGCGCAGCCGAGGCCGAGGCCGCCCGCGCCGCCGCCGCTGCAGCGCGTGCGGCCGCAGCGACCCCCTCGGCCGCATTGGTGCCCCATGTCGCGCCCCCGCAGCCGCCCGAGGCGAGCGGGGCGGGCGGCGGTTTCTTGGCGGGTTTGCTGTTCGCAGGTGCTATCGCGCTGACGCTGGTTCTGCTCTATCACGGCGCGCCCGCGATTGTGCAGGGCTGGCCGTCGGCTGCAGATTACCTGCAGCCTTATGTCGCGTGGGTCGATGGCGCGCGCCTGTGGGTGCAAGACCAAGCTGCGGCGATCTTTCCCCGTTAA
- a CDS encoding UDP-N-acetylglucosamine 1-carboxyvinyltransferase, translated as MIGRRRLDSHFLALRLLGATITLDNDFHFTADGLTGADVFLDEPSVTATENAICAAVAAKGTTVLRNCASEPHVQDLANFLNGMGAKITGIGSNCMTIEGGQPLTGTSFRIGPDHIEVGSLIGLAAATDSALRISNAGVQHLHSTLMGFEKLGIHCQIDGDDLVIAAGQAKQIQPDFGGHVPKIEDQPWPAFPADTMSIAIVTATQCEGMVLMFEKMFESRMFFVDKLIGMGARIVLCDPHRAVISGPTQLRAARLESPDIRAGMAMLIAAMAAEGTSVINNAQQIERGYERIDERLNAIGARITRIPARD; from the coding sequence GTGATTGGCCGCCGTCGCTTGGACAGCCATTTCCTTGCGCTGCGCTTGCTGGGCGCGACGATCACGCTGGATAACGACTTCCACTTCACCGCCGACGGCCTGACCGGCGCGGATGTGTTCTTGGACGAGCCCTCGGTCACCGCGACCGAAAACGCGATCTGTGCCGCCGTCGCCGCCAAGGGTACCACCGTCTTGCGCAACTGCGCATCGGAACCGCATGTGCAGGATCTGGCCAACTTCCTGAACGGGATGGGCGCGAAGATCACCGGCATCGGGTCGAACTGCATGACGATCGAGGGCGGGCAGCCGCTGACCGGCACCAGCTTCCGCATCGGGCCGGACCATATCGAGGTCGGCTCGCTGATTGGTCTGGCAGCTGCGACGGATTCGGCGCTGCGCATCTCCAATGCCGGCGTGCAGCACCTGCATTCCACGCTGATGGGGTTCGAGAAACTGGGCATCCATTGCCAGATCGACGGCGATGATCTGGTCATCGCTGCAGGGCAGGCCAAGCAGATCCAGCCCGATTTCGGGGGCCACGTTCCGAAGATCGAGGATCAGCCCTGGCCCGCATTCCCCGCCGACACCATGTCGATCGCCATCGTCACCGCCACGCAATGCGAAGGCATGGTACTGATGTTCGAAAAGATGTTCGAATCGCGCATGTTCTTTGTCGATAAGCTGATCGGGATGGGCGCGCGTATTGTGCTGTGCGATCCGCACCGCGCGGTCATTTCCGGCCCGACCCAACTGCGCGCCGCGCGGCTGGAAAGCCCCGACATTCGCGCAGGGATGGCCATGCTGATCGCCGCCATGGCTGCCGAGGGCACCTCGGTCATCAATAACGCGCAGCAGATCGAGCGGGGATACGAGCGGATCGACGAGCGTCTAAACGCCATCGGGGCCCGCATCACCCGTATTCCCGCGCGCGACTAG
- a CDS encoding glutamate--cysteine ligase, producing MSIPQSGGGPIERPEQLAEFLAKGCKPKTEWRIGTEHEKFGFLTATQQPLPYDGIKALMEGLQARYGWAPVTEGENLIGLKRNGANISLEPGGQFELSGAPLESIHQTRDELQNHLDEVAAIAGPMGVGFYSVGAAPIWRAADMPVMPKGRYRLMTDYMGRVGTHGTQMMYRTSTVQVNLDFGSEADMVQKMRVALALQPVATALFASSPFFDGALNGHRSWRSRIWRGLDDSRTGMLPFVFDDGFGFQRYVDWVLDVPMYFVYRDGQYINALGQSFRAFLRGELPALPGEVPTLSDWADHLTTVFPEARLKQFIEMRGADAGSQAHLVALPAFWVGLTYDQTALDAAYDLIKMLNASTREGLRVAASEQALAGVVDGVALRDLAREAVKISEAGLKARGLGEEIYLAPLIEDAASGAVQADRLIAAYEGEWGRDLTKIYAATRL from the coding sequence ATGTCCATCCCGCAATCCGGCGGCGGCCCCATCGAGCGGCCCGAGCAACTGGCGGAATTCCTGGCAAAGGGCTGTAAACCGAAAACCGAATGGCGCATTGGGACCGAACATGAAAAGTTCGGCTTCCTGACCGCAACCCAGCAGCCGCTGCCCTATGACGGTATCAAAGCGCTGATGGAAGGGTTGCAGGCCCGCTATGGCTGGGCCCCTGTGACCGAGGGCGAAAACCTGATCGGGCTGAAGCGTAACGGCGCGAACATCAGCCTTGAACCCGGCGGGCAATTCGAATTGTCGGGGGCACCGCTGGAAAGCATCCACCAAACGCGAGACGAATTGCAGAACCATCTGGACGAGGTCGCCGCGATTGCCGGCCCGATGGGCGTCGGGTTCTACAGCGTCGGCGCCGCGCCAATTTGGCGCGCGGCCGATATGCCGGTGATGCCCAAGGGCCGTTACCGCCTGATGACGGATTACATGGGCCGTGTTGGCACCCATGGCACGCAGATGATGTATCGCACCTCGACCGTGCAAGTGAACCTCGACTTCGGATCCGAGGCAGACATGGTGCAGAAAATGCGCGTGGCACTCGCTCTGCAGCCGGTTGCGACAGCGCTGTTCGCCAGCTCGCCGTTCTTTGACGGGGCGCTGAATGGCCACCGCAGCTGGCGATCGCGTATCTGGCGCGGGCTGGATGACAGCCGCACGGGCATGTTGCCTTTCGTGTTCGACGACGGTTTTGGCTTCCAGCGCTATGTCGATTGGGTGCTGGATGTGCCGATGTACTTCGTCTACCGCGACGGCCAGTATATCAACGCACTGGGCCAGTCGTTCCGCGCCTTCCTGCGGGGCGAGTTGCCCGCGCTGCCCGGTGAAGTGCCGACCCTGTCCGACTGGGCCGACCACCTGACGACCGTGTTCCCCGAAGCGCGGCTGAAACAGTTCATCGAAATGCGCGGGGCCGATGCGGGCAGCCAAGCTCATCTGGTGGCGCTGCCTGCGTTCTGGGTTGGGTTGACTTATGACCAGACCGCGCTGGATGCCGCCTATGACCTTATCAAGATGTTAAATGCCTCGACCCGCGAGGGGTTGCGCGTGGCTGCTTCGGAGCAGGCGTTAGCCGGTGTCGTTGACGGCGTCGCATTGCGTGATTTGGCGCGGGAAGCTGTGAAGATTTCCGAAGCGGGCTTGAAAGCGCGTGGCTTGGGCGAGGAAATCTATCTGGCCCCGTTGATCGAAGATGCGGCCAGCGGTGCGGTTCAAGCCGACCGTCTGATTGCAGCTTACGAAGGTGAATGGGGTCGCGACCTGACCAAGATCTACGCCGCGACCCGACTGTAA
- a CDS encoding lysophospholipid acyltransferase family protein — translation MKTLILWVRSALFQVLMYGGMLVFGVVFAPWALFSNRGAIIGARSFANYIRWALAFAAGVKTEVRGPVPQGEVLLGSKHESFMDIIMQLSVLPRPKFIMKQELVYAPIVGQYALRIGCIPVERGKGRQAIRKMKAEVAAGAADPGQLVIYPQGTRVAPDEKRPYKGGIVTLYQEMGTECIPVAVNHGLFWPKRSFLRYPGTAVMEFLPAIPAGLEGPDLMQRLEEAVETASTALVAEARAAR, via the coding sequence ATGAAGACACTTATTTTATGGGTCCGCTCGGCGCTGTTTCAGGTGCTTATGTATGGCGGGATGCTGGTGTTCGGGGTGGTGTTCGCCCCTTGGGCGCTGTTTTCAAATCGTGGGGCCATCATTGGCGCGCGGAGTTTTGCCAATTACATCCGCTGGGCGCTGGCCTTTGCGGCGGGTGTTAAAACCGAAGTGCGCGGCCCTGTTCCGCAGGGCGAGGTTCTGCTGGGGTCCAAGCATGAATCCTTCATGGACATTATCATGCAGCTATCGGTGCTGCCCCGCCCGAAGTTCATCATGAAGCAGGAATTGGTCTATGCGCCCATCGTGGGACAATACGCACTGCGGATTGGATGCATACCGGTCGAGCGCGGCAAAGGACGCCAAGCGATCCGCAAGATGAAGGCCGAAGTTGCGGCAGGTGCAGCCGACCCGGGGCAGCTTGTCATTTACCCGCAGGGCACGCGCGTGGCCCCCGATGAAAAGCGCCCCTACAAGGGCGGCATCGTGACACTGTATCAGGAAATGGGCACCGAATGCATTCCCGTGGCTGTCAACCACGGCCTGTTTTGGCCCAAGCGCAGCTTTTTGCGCTATCCGGGGACGGCGGTGATGGAATTCCTTCCCGCCATTCCCGCAGGTCTTGAAGGCCCCGACCTGATGCAGCGGCTGGAAGAGGCGGTCGAAACCGCCTCCACCGCGCTGGTGGCCGAGGCCCGCGCCGCGCGCTAG
- a CDS encoding cell division ATP-binding protein FtsE: protein MIELRNVAYSYGGAELFNSVSLSLQPGSFHFLTGPSGAGKTTLLKLCYGELLATEGSVSLFGQDARSIGRDGIAMARRAIGVVHQDCQFLDHLPLAENIMLPLTVSGRQAEGSEYLPDLLGWVGLTAQAEQLPPQLSGGERQRAALARAVIASPDVVLADEPTGNIDWEMSQRLLMLLVELNRMGKAVLVATHDLNLIRAAKAHVPVRILRLRERRLQSAGADL, encoded by the coding sequence GTGATCGAGTTGCGCAACGTCGCCTATTCTTACGGCGGGGCCGAGCTTTTCAACAGCGTTTCGCTGTCGTTACAGCCCGGGTCGTTCCACTTTCTGACGGGGCCGTCGGGCGCGGGCAAAACGACACTGCTGAAATTATGCTATGGCGAATTGCTGGCAACCGAAGGGTCGGTGAGCTTGTTCGGACAAGACGCCCGCAGCATTGGCCGCGACGGTATTGCCATGGCGCGCCGTGCCATCGGGGTGGTGCACCAAGACTGCCAATTCCTTGACCACCTGCCACTGGCCGAAAACATCATGCTGCCGCTGACCGTGTCGGGGAGGCAAGCCGAAGGCAGCGAATATCTGCCCGATCTGTTGGGATGGGTGGGACTGACGGCGCAGGCCGAACAATTGCCGCCGCAGCTATCAGGGGGCGAGCGTCAGCGTGCCGCCCTTGCCCGCGCGGTCATCGCATCGCCCGACGTTGTGCTGGCCGACGAGCCAACCGGCAACATCGACTGGGAAATGTCTCAGCGCCTGCTGATGCTGTTGGTCGAGTTGAACCGGATGGGCAAGGCCGTGCTGGTCGCCACCCACGACTTGAACCTGATTCGCGCCGCCAAAGCCCACGTACCCGTCCGCATCCTGCGTCTGCGCGAACGCCGCCTGCAATCGGCGGGGGCCGACCTATGA
- a CDS encoding aspartate carbamoyltransferase catalytic subunit, whose amino-acid sequence MSFRANHLLGIEPLERDEITTIIDLADSYAASNRRGNTRRDALVGMTQINMFFENSTRTQSSFELAGKRLGADVMNMSMQTSSVKKGETLIDTALTLNAMRPDLLVVRHPHSGAVDLLAQKVNCAVLNAGDGKHEHPTQALLDALTIRRAKGRITGLTIAICGDVTHSRVARSNILLLGKMGNRVRLVGPPTLIPAAFAQFGVEVYDDMRAGLQGADVVMMLRLQKERMDGGFIPSEREYYHRYGLDAAKLSVAAPDAIVMHPGPMNRGVEIDGLIADDIHRSAIQTQVEMGVAVRMAAMDLLARNLRARRGNAAVNGELI is encoded by the coding sequence ATGAGCTTTCGGGCCAACCACTTGCTGGGGATCGAGCCCCTGGAGCGGGACGAGATCACGACCATCATCGATCTGGCGGATAGCTACGCCGCCAGCAACCGCCGCGGCAACACCCGCCGCGACGCGCTGGTGGGTATGACGCAGATCAACATGTTCTTCGAAAACTCCACCCGCACGCAGTCCAGTTTCGAACTGGCGGGCAAGCGCCTCGGGGCAGATGTGATGAACATGTCGATGCAGACATCCAGCGTGAAAAAGGGCGAGACGCTGATCGACACCGCCCTGACGCTGAACGCGATGCGCCCCGACCTACTGGTCGTGCGCCACCCCCATTCGGGCGCGGTCGACCTGCTGGCGCAAAAGGTGAACTGCGCCGTGCTGAACGCGGGCGACGGCAAGCACGAACACCCGACCCAAGCCCTGCTGGATGCGCTGACTATACGCCGCGCCAAAGGCCGCATTACCGGACTGACCATCGCTATTTGCGGGGATGTCACGCACAGCCGCGTGGCACGGTCGAACATTTTGCTGTTGGGCAAGATGGGCAACCGCGTGCGCCTGGTCGGCCCACCGACCCTGATCCCCGCCGCCTTCGCGCAGTTCGGGGTCGAGGTGTACGACGACATGCGCGCGGGCCTGCAAGGTGCCGACGTGGTCATGATGCTGCGCTTGCAAAAAGAACGGATGGACGGCGGCTTCATCCCGTCCGAACGCGAATACTACCACCGCTACGGCCTGGATGCGGCCAAACTGTCGGTTGCCGCGCCCGACGCCATCGTCATGCACCCTGGCCCGATGAATCGCGGCGTGGAAATTGATGGTCTGATCGCCGACGACATCCACCGATCCGCCATCCAGACGCAGGTCGAGATGGGCGTAGCCGTGCGCATGGCCGCGATGGACCTGCTGGCGCGTAACTTGCGCGCGCGGCGCGGGAATGCCGCTGTGAACGGCGAATTGATCTAA